GAGAAAACAGATGAATTTACAGTTAAAGAATGAACATATAAAAAAAGGAGGTGGAAACGATTTTGAAAATAGCAGAGGGAATTTGCAGAAAAGACTTGACAATATTAAAATAAGATATGGCTCACAAAGGCTCGATACTTATAGTTGAGGATGAGGCAAAGATAGCCGATGTCCTCAAGGCTTATCTTGAAAAAGATGGCTTTAGAGTCAGGGTTTCAGCTACGGGTCAATCCGCATTAAGCTCTCTTAAAGAGGGGTTTAGCCTCATAATATTAGACCTCATGTTGCCGGATATCTCAGGAGAGGATATTTGTAAGGCAATACGACAGGACTCGGATGTGCCAATAATCATGCTTACTGCCAAAAGTGCCGAGGAGGAAAGAATTAAAGGCCTTGGCATTGGTGCAGATGACTATGTGGTGAAGCCATTCAGTCCAAGGGAGCTTATTGCACGGGTAAATGCACTTCTTAGAAGGACAAAGAAGACAGGAAGCACCCTGAGTTTTAATCGGGGGAGCCTTGTCATCGATGTAGAAAGGCATGAGGTCAAAAAACATGGTAATCTAATTTCCCTCACACCTATCGAGTTCAGGATCCTTCTTGCCCTATCGGAAAGACCCGGTATGGTCATGAGCAGACAAAAGCTCATCAACCTTGCTCAGGGCTATGACTTTGAGGGCTATGAAAGGACCATAGATGCCCATGTGAAAAACATAAGGCAAAAGATAGGAGATGCTCAAAAAGAGCCTGTATTTATAAAGACAGTCTATGGCATTGGATATAAATTTATTGGTGACAGGGATGAGGACTAAACTCTTTCTTGCATTTTTTGTCGTAATCCTTACTGCACTTCTGTCCAATCTCATCTTTAAGCGACTCATCATAAGGGACTTCGACGAATATGTAATGGGCACAAGGGAAGATAGGCTCTACTGGGTTTTAGCATCGGTTGAAGGCTCTTACACCGAAAAAGGCTGGGACATCTCAGCTCTAAGACAGACCCTTCACTGGGCAATAATGTTTGGCTATGATGCAGAGGTCAGAGATACCTCGGGAAAAACCGTTTTAACAGCAGACAATGTATTCAGAACCCTTACGCCTACAATGCAAAGGACAATGGAGGCATCGTTGTACCTTCATGAGCCTGAATCTCCTTTAGAGGAATACCCTATCTATGCAGAGGGCAAAGAGATAGGCTCGATTTATGTCAGGGCTCTTAAGAGAAAAGGACTCATTGCAGAAAAAGAAGCAGTTTTTAAGCAGAGGGGACGGGACTTTCTATTTATATCGTTTCTGATTGCAGGTGGAGGAGCACTGTTCCTTTCATTTGTCTTTAGCATGTTTCTTACAGTGCCCATAAGAAGGCTCAAAAGGGCATCCGAGAAACTGGCAAGCGGGGATTTAACCGTAAGGGTAAGGGCTAATTCAAAAGATGAGATTGGAGAGCTCTCTCAAGCATTCAACCATATGGTAGAGACCTTACAGAGAGAAGAATCCCTGAGAAAGCATCTTACATCAAACATAGCACATGAGCTCAGAACTCCCCTCGCTATCATGCAGGTAAACATAGAGGCAATAATCGACGGAGTCCTCCCTGCTGACAAAGAAAGGTTCGAAGACATAAAGGCAGAGGTTCTTAGATTGATTAACCTCGTTAGTGCAATAGAGGACGCAACCAAGGCAGAGGCAAGCTTCTTTAAAAAGTCTGAATACATAAGGACGGGCTTGAGAGACTTTCTCGAGGGACTTAAGGAGGCAATGCTTCCTCTTTTTTCCACAAAGGGCATTTCACTTTTACTCGAGGAAAGAGATGACTTCGAAGTCTCGATGGATGTAGACAGGCTTGAGCCCGTGCTGAGAAATATTCTATCAAATTCCCTGAGATATACCGATAAAGGAGCTGTATGGATTGACTATGGAAAGGGCAAAAAAAACTTCTTCATCTCCGTGAGAGACTCAGGAAGAGGAATTAAAGAGGAAGACATACCTAAGATATTCGACAGGTTTTATAGAGGCAAGGGCTCAGAAGGCATAGGGCTTGGGCTTTCCATCGTAAAAGAGCTTGTTGATGCAATGGGTGGAAGTATTGAGGTCTCAAGTAAGTTAGGTAGTGGCACGACCTTTAAGCTCACGCTTCCCTTATAGAGCTGATGTTTTCAACAGGTATGACTACCCAGCCCATTTCTCCTTCAAGATATACCTCTGTCTCGCCTATCTCAACGAGCCGTCCTGTGTATGTTATTCCAGATGCCTCTACTATAACTGTCTTTCCAACCAATTCCATCATTTCTTATCTCCTTCGAGGTTATTGACCAAAGACGCACCTATCAAAAACAAAGACGAACAATAAAACACCCAAAGCAGGAATACCACAAACACGGTAAGCGAGCCATAAATCGCACCGAGCCTTGACACAGAGCCTACATACCATGTAAAGATGTGCTTTGCCGACTCAAGCATCACTGCCGTAAAAAGCCCGCCAACAAACGCATGTCTCAACTTCACTTTTTTCATGGGCAGGATAACATAAAGCGACACGGCAATCGTGAGCATAAGCAGAAACGGCACAACGAACCTTATGAGGTATGCTGAAATCCAGCCTGCCTTAAACGGCATCTCCTCTGTGAAGACACTTATAAGCGGTATAAACGATGTAAGGACAAAAGATAAAAGAAGCACTGTAATCACAATGGTTACAACTACCAAAGAAAAGAAGATGGACCTGAAAAACGACAATTGCTTCTTTACCTTAAACATGGCATTCACTGCCCTCTGAAGGGCAATAAAAAACTGATATGAAAAGAAAAAGTAAACCATAATACTCCATTTTCCAATTCCCCTGAAGGTTATAAGCCTTTTTAGCTCTTCTGTTATGCCCACTACTGCCTGTGGAAAAAATCCAATAAGTTTTTCGAGGAAGAATCCCTGAAATGCCTGATGCTCCTTAATAAGGTATCCAAATGCAGTAATTATAAGAAGACAAAATGGCAGTGCAGTTACTATTGACACAAAAGACAGGTATGACGATAGCACTACACCGTCTTCCTTAAGGAAATCCCTGATACTTCTGAATATTATCTTTAGGTATCTCATTTATGCCCTTTTTTGTAATGCCTGTCGTAACCCCTTTTAAATATCTTTATGGGTGTTCCTTTAAAGGAATACCTTTGTCTCAGGAGTTTTTCGAGATACCTCATATAGTCTTCTTTTATACCTTCGGGGTTGTTTGTAAAGACAACGAATGTTGGTGGCTTAATGCCCACCTGAGTTATATATCGGAGCTTTATCTTCTTACCTTTCAGTGTTGGAGTAGGTGCTGATTTCAAAAGCTCATTCAGCTGCCTTGTGCTTATCCTTTTTTGTCTTTCCTTAATGACCTCATCTATAATAGGAAAGACCTTTGTCACCCTTTTCCTTTCAACCCCTGATATGGTAAGCATAGGTGCATGCTCTAAAAACCAGAGTTTCCGCCTTATCTCAGAGGTAAGCCTCTTATATGTTTCATCCGGGTTCTCTATAAGGTCCCATTTATTAAGAAGAAATATAGCGCCCTTTGAGTTCATGTGCACCATACCTGCAATCTTCTGGTCATCCTTCAGAATGCCTTCAGTGGCATCGAGCATCATGAGGCAGACATCAGCCCGCCCGATGCTTTTCATTGCCCTGAGCATTGCAAACCTCTCGATAGAATATCCCCTTGCCCTTCTCCTTATGCCTGCTGTATCTATGAGCAGGTATCTATGCCCATAGTAAGTGCAGACAGAGTCTATCGAGTCTCTGGTCGTGCCGGGTATTTGACTGACAATCATCCTTGGTTTTCCAAGCAGGGAGTTTACAAAGGTCGATTTGCCTACATTGGGTCTTCCGATGACTGCAATCATCGGGTAGTCATAAGCCTCTAAAGCAGATGAGGGCAGGTATGAAATCAGCCTTTCCATGAACTCATCGAAGTTATAGCCTGTTTTTGCAGAAACAGCTATAAGTTCCTCGACGCCAAGACCGTAAAAATCATAAATCCTATCCTCTTTTGTCGTGCCATCTATCTTGTTAATGGCAGTAAGGCACTGCTTGCCCGATTTCCTTATCAGTCCTGCAAGCTCCATATCAGCAGGGCTGATGCCTTCTTTGCCATCGAGGAGATGGATTATAAGGTCAGCCTCGCTGATTGCAAACATTGCCTGCTCCCTTACCTGCCTTTCGATATCAGGCTCTGCCTCTATATAAAACCCGCCTGTATCCACAATAACGAATGCCTTTCCTCCATATTGTACATCCATGTAGTTTCTGTCCCTCGTTACCCCTGACATTTCCTCTACGATTGCCGATGTCCTGCCTGAAACTCTGTTAAACAGGGAGGACTTCCCTGAATTTGGCCTTCCAACTATTGCCACAACAGGTCCTGCCATGCTCAAAGCCTTAGCTCGATAAATGACACAGGGTTTGCATTGATATTTCCAACCCTTACTCCGAAATGAAGATGAGGGCCAGTTGCCCTTCCAGTTTGACCAACAAATCCTATGACCTGTCCTTTTGAGACAGCATTGCCGACACTGACATCGAATCTCTCAAGATGCATATAAAGTGTGTGGATTCCAAGTCCATGGTCAATGACAATGGTGTTTCCGCCAAAGAAAAGCTCTTCTGCAAAGACGACCGTGCCTGAGTTCGATGCCCTTACCTCGGCTCCAGATGCGCCCCTTACATCTATGCCCCAGTGTATGCTTTCCTTTTTAAGATTGATTATCCTCTTTATGCCAAATTTGGTCAGGATATCGTTTTCAACAGGCAGGATAAATGCTCCTTCCCACAGTTTCTCCGACACTACATCCCATATCCGCGATAACATCTCCTGTTCTTTTTTAACCCTCTCAAGGTCTTCGGGAGAAAGGGAAACCTTATCAGGAGGCAGGGTAAGATGGAGCGTTGCAAAAGAGGCAGTCTTCACTTTCAATCTCAGGCTCGTTGTCTTCCCTTTGGATTTTATCCTGACGGTGTAAATGCCAGGCTTTGTATTAAGCTCAACTACTCCGATAGCTTCCAAACAGCCTTCTTGGCTCGAAAAATAAGAGAGCAGTCTTCTGCCTGCAAAAAATAAATCTATGCCT
The Nitrospirota bacterium DNA segment above includes these coding regions:
- a CDS encoding response regulator transcription factor, which gives rise to MAHKGSILIVEDEAKIADVLKAYLEKDGFRVRVSATGQSALSSLKEGFSLIILDLMLPDISGEDICKAIRQDSDVPIIMLTAKSAEEERIKGLGIGADDYVVKPFSPRELIARVNALLRRTKKTGSTLSFNRGSLVIDVERHEVKKHGNLISLTPIEFRILLALSERPGMVMSRQKLINLAQGYDFEGYERTIDAHVKNIRQKIGDAQKEPVFIKTVYGIGYKFIGDRDED
- a CDS encoding HAMP domain-containing histidine kinase — its product is MRTKLFLAFFVVILTALLSNLIFKRLIIRDFDEYVMGTREDRLYWVLASVEGSYTEKGWDISALRQTLHWAIMFGYDAEVRDTSGKTVLTADNVFRTLTPTMQRTMEASLYLHEPESPLEEYPIYAEGKEIGSIYVRALKRKGLIAEKEAVFKQRGRDFLFISFLIAGGGALFLSFVFSMFLTVPIRRLKRASEKLASGDLTVRVRANSKDEIGELSQAFNHMVETLQREESLRKHLTSNIAHELRTPLAIMQVNIEAIIDGVLPADKERFEDIKAEVLRLINLVSAIEDATKAEASFFKKSEYIRTGLRDFLEGLKEAMLPLFSTKGISLLLEERDDFEVSMDVDRLEPVLRNILSNSLRYTDKGAVWIDYGKGKKNFFISVRDSGRGIKEEDIPKIFDRFYRGKGSEGIGLGLSIVKELVDAMGGSIEVSSKLGSGTTFKLTLPL
- a CDS encoding YihY/virulence factor BrkB family protein, with the protein product MRYLKIIFRSIRDFLKEDGVVLSSYLSFVSIVTALPFCLLIITAFGYLIKEHQAFQGFFLEKLIGFFPQAVVGITEELKRLITFRGIGKWSIMVYFFFSYQFFIALQRAVNAMFKVKKQLSFFRSIFFSLVVVTIVITVLLLSFVLTSFIPLISVFTEEMPFKAGWISAYLIRFVVPFLLMLTIAVSLYVILPMKKVKLRHAFVGGLFTAVMLESAKHIFTWYVGSVSRLGAIYGSLTVFVVFLLWVFYCSSLFLIGASLVNNLEGDKK
- the der gene encoding ribosome biogenesis GTPase Der, which codes for MAGPVVAIVGRPNSGKSSLFNRVSGRTSAIVEEMSGVTRDRNYMDVQYGGKAFVIVDTGGFYIEAEPDIERQVREQAMFAISEADLIIHLLDGKEGISPADMELAGLIRKSGKQCLTAINKIDGTTKEDRIYDFYGLGVEELIAVSAKTGYNFDEFMERLISYLPSSALEAYDYPMIAVIGRPNVGKSTFVNSLLGKPRMIVSQIPGTTRDSIDSVCTYYGHRYLLIDTAGIRRRARGYSIERFAMLRAMKSIGRADVCLMMLDATEGILKDDQKIAGMVHMNSKGAIFLLNKWDLIENPDETYKRLTSEIRRKLWFLEHAPMLTISGVERKRVTKVFPIIDEVIKERQKRISTRQLNELLKSAPTPTLKGKKIKLRYITQVGIKPPTFVVFTNNPEGIKEDYMRYLEKLLRQRYSFKGTPIKIFKRGYDRHYKKGHK
- a CDS encoding M23 family metallopeptidase — protein: MKTCAISLLFLLVPCLSEGFVAKLMPSQVNPGDAFMVKVCGREIGGGIDLFFAGRRLLSYFSSQEGCLEAIGVVELNTKPGIYTVRIKSKGKTTSLRLKVKTASFATLHLTLPPDKVSLSPEDLERVKKEQEMLSRIWDVVSEKLWEGAFILPVENDILTKFGIKRIINLKKESIHWGIDVRGASGAEVRASNSGTVVFAEELFFGGNTIVIDHGLGIHTLYMHLERFDVSVGNAVSKGQVIGFVGQTGRATGPHLHFGVRVGNINANPVSFIELRL